The window CGTCATGCCTCAAGAGTGACGTGAGTATGATCTCTCTTTCAGGTGCAAGACGCGAACCGCGGAGTGCATAGATAAAGCTTTCTACACTCAAAGCTAAACTCCGTGTTTCCTAAGGATATTTCTACTCTGCCAAATTAAAAACTCACCTTGATTCCGGTTTGAACGAGACGCGGACCTGAGGGCAGCAATCCACGCGTACGGTCAACGATGTATATCCGGTCGAGCAAGTTCTTACCCGTAACGAAAAATGTCGTCCTCCATTTCTCGACACGATAGTTTGCCGTCGCGTTCCAATAAGTTTGGCTTGGTATCGCTCCAAGCTGGCCATTCGAGTTCGGGTTAACCGCGTTCAAATCGTCGCCGAACTGGCGCCCGATGTAAACGTTTTCCAGAAAAGCGTCGAAACCGCGGGGATGCGAATAGCCGATGCTTGTCGTCATAAGGACACGCGGTGCATACGGAAGGCGATTCTCAGTAATCGAACAACTGGTGGCCGAGACCCGCCTGGTTGTCGGGCAGTACATTAAGTGTTGCCGAACTGGTGATAGAGCTTAGCGCATGCCACGGAACTCCGCCGTCGGCAAAAAGGTATAGGCGGTGCGCAGGTAAAGATTATGGGGCTGCGAAAAAGAGAGCCGGAATCGATCTGCCCCGTAAATTCAAACCCCTGCTGTAGTGTGGCTCCGCCGTTTGTAAAGGCCGCCCCGCCAGCTATCGAAGCCGCCACAATCTGATTCTGATAATCGTTGCGGAAAAATGCGGCCGAAAATTCGGTTCCTCTGAGTGGTCGAGTTCGCACTCCGACCTCATAGTTCCAACTCAATTCTGAATCAAGCTCGATCACGCCGCCAGAATTTGTTACGACGTCCTCTACTCTGGGAGGGGAAAACCCTCGATGAACGCCGGCATAAAGCGTAGTATTCTTTACACCCGAGTAAGCGATGCCAAAACCCGGAATGATCTCGGTCACGGTTGTTTCACCGGTCGCCCCCGCTCCGTTGTTAGCGAGACGATTCGTTCGGCTAAAAAAGACGCGCTCAAAACGTACGCCCGGCGTCAATGCGAGGTTCTTCCATGTAAAGCGATGTTGAATAAATCCGGAGTGAGCGAAAGCTTTACGCTCGTTGTTTTCAGCAATAGTGCCGTCGCGATGTTGGAAGGTCGCCATTTCGCTGGATCCGTTCCTGATCTTCGCCATGAATTCGAAAACCGACGACAAGTTCATTCGCAACTGATCCGAAATTGAAGTTTGTGGTCAGCCGCGTCTCGACGCCCTGAGTAAGATAATCGCGAAGCCTTCCTTCGTTGCCGCAGGTGGTGTTCAATGCAGCCAGGCTGAGGCAGTCGGGATCGACATTCAAACGATTAGGACGCTGACTGGAATTGGACGACTGACGCCACCAGTCGCGTGAAAAATAGTTTGAGTAAAAGCTAGTCGTCAGATTGATTTTAGAGGTCAGAACCGCGGCGTGCTGCAGCGAGAAACCGGACCTGCGGCCATAAAAGAAATCGTTCTTAAATACGTTGCCGCGGGGGTCTGCGGCGAATTCCGCCTCGGTTGCACCTGTGTAGGTTAGATTCGAATCCTCACGAAAGAAAGTAAATTTTCCAGTCAGGGCGTTGCGAGCGTTTAACTGCAAAACCGATTTGTTCGAAAAATCATATAACTTAAAACTTGTGCTCTCTCTCGACCCGTTACCCTGCTTATGATTGAAATTAAAAATCGCCAAGTTTGCCAAACGTGCCGCCAAAACCTGCTCCGCCGTTGAAAAAACTTCTATTGCCGCCTTCTAGTTTGAAATTAAAAGTCGGTTTATCGGGCGGATTTGGCGTCAAATAGTTGATTAGGCCCGCAATCGTTTGTGGGCCATAAGCAATCTGACCCGATCCCTTTAGGACCTCGATCGATTCGTATCTCTCCACCGGAGGATGGTAGTAAGACGCATTATCTCCGTAGGGCGCATAAGACAATGGAAGTCCATCTTCAAGCAGCAACACCTTGGTTGAGCGCGTCGGATTGGTGCCGCGAATGCCGATGTTGGGTCGCAAACCAAACCCCTCCTCATCCCTAACATTCACACCGGATACTTTCCTAAGCACTTCGGAGAAATTGAACGCGGCTGTTTTCCAGTGTTTGCCTATCGATCCGTTCGATAGAACCCGGAATTTCCGAAAGGCTTTCCGGGGTTCCAGCGAGATAGCTTGACGTAACGGAAACGTCCACTGCAATGCCCTCCGGGTGTTATGGTAAAGACGACTAGCTGCGTCGACGGGATCGTCATTTCACTGCGTAGTGTCGCAAAACCTATGGCACCGATCGTGACGTCATACTTACCATCTGACATATTTGTAAGCGAGTACCGGCCTTCGCCGTCTGTTACGGCTTTTGCAACCAACCGGACATCCTGATGCCGAACGGTCAGCGTTGCTCCCGCAACTACGTCGCCGTTACTATCAACAATTCGCCCCTCCACGCCGTTACGCCCCTGTGAATAACCGATTACGGCAAAAATGGAAAAGGCTAAACTAAAAGCAACGGATCTCACAGCAATATTCTTCATAAAAACACCAGTTAGATTACGAGCCACTAAAAACAAGAAATCTTATTGAAATCGATTTTCAATTTCATAATAGTAAAAGTACAAGACCCTGTCGGCAGTGTCAAACGACATATTGCAGTGGCAAATGAAGGCGACGTTAGCTTGTTACTGATTGATGATTTGAGGCTGACACGACAGGTCTGCCTGGTTCTCCATTTGCGGGATTTATTTAACTGACCCGTACGTTGGGTAGAAGTTGTACCACCACGTCCAATCCACTATTAATAATTACGACGTGGTTTGGGGCGACTCTAGTCCAACTCGTGCGATCATCGGTCAATCTCTCGGAAGCGATGATGATTCCGCTTTGTACACTGTCGGATTCAACTATTTCAAACTTCCCTTCACGGTACCTGTATTTTCCGCGGTTTGAAAAGTAGAGTGAAATCGGCTCAATTTGCGGATTGGAGACATAACGCACTGTTACAAGGCTCTCACCATCAGTGACCGCAAAATTATAAACTGAAGGCTTTTTGATTCCAGCTTCATACGCCCATTCCTCAAGTTGGCGAATGGTTTTCACCAATCCGCTCGCCAAATCCACTGCTCCTAGTTTTTCCGTGTGTCGGCCCAGAAGGTTTAAGAAAACAGCAAAAGCGTGCTCGGAATCCGTGGTGCCTTCAATCGTCTGATAAATCTCGTCAGTCAACGAGTGTCGCAGGCGGCGCTTTATAGAACTAAAGCCTTCGATCGTACCGTTGTGCATCCACATAAATCGCCCTTGACGGAATGGATGACAATTACTTTCGGAGACAACCATTCCGGGCGATGCGGAGCGAACGTGAGCGAAAAACAGGGCGATCGGATATGCTCGACCAAATTCAACAGGTTCCGGTTGTTCCAGGCTGGAGTTATGCTGGTAAAAACACAAGCCTCGTTGGAAATCGCTGGTGAGTACCAACCGACGCCAAACCCGTCGCCATTTAGGGGCTCGCTCCGTTCTTTGGACTTATAACTTTGACGAATGAGTGAGTTAGCTGGATTTGAAATCAGGTCAGCGAGCAAAATTTCGCTTCCCAAATAACCGAGAAATCTACACATCGCGATTGTCTCCTACGTCTAGCGGCTAAACGGATTCTACATAATCAAGCGGGCGACGCGTGAATTCTTCCATACACCCTTCCGAACAAAAAAGTAGTCTTTGCCATCATAATTCAACGAATAGCTGGCGGCTTCTTCGTCAATCTCCATTTTACAAACCAAGTCTATAATCATCATGTTCTCCATAAATGTGCGGCAAAGCAGGCCGTACTCTGACAACTCGTATCCGACGTTAATGATGCGTCGGGTCCTTTTTTAGTATTTCAGCACGGAGCAGGAAGCTGCCGTCTGTGACGATCTTGTCGCCGACATTCAGCCCTTCGAGAACGACAAACCTACCGTTGTTTTCTTTGCCGAGACGCACCGGCTTTATATTAAAGACATTTGGTTTGTCGGTGGCGACGAAAACAACCTGTTTGTCGTTCATATTTTGGACGGCAGACGACGGGATCATCGGCATTGTGCGTTCGGCCATCCCACCCGCGCCAAAGGCGACGTTTACGTACATTCCGATCTTCAAGACTTGTCCCGGATTGTCGAGTTCGACTCTGACTTGTGCGGTGCGTGTTTCGGGGCTGATATTTGGGTCGATGTAGGTTACGTGACCGCGAAAGAGCCTGTCAGGATAGGCGCCGGTTGTAACGCTTGCTCCGCTTCCATCACGAACTGATGAAAGGTCCTTTTCAAAGACCTGAGCGATAACCCAAACGCTTGCGAGATTTGTAACACGCATCAATTCCTTGTTTGCCTCGACAACTTCACCCGCGTTTACGTCTCGCTTTGTGATCGTGCCTGATATAGGCGCCATCAATGCGATCTCCGACGTTATTTGCGATGGGGAGCGGAGCGAATTTACTTTTTGCGGTGACAAACCTAGCAACAAGAGTCTTTGCTTGGCGGTCGCAAGGTCGGATTCGGCCGTTTGGCGTTTGACGGCGGCCTGCTCAAATTCGTTTCGGCTGACAGGATTGATCTCGGCGACCTTGACGGCACGGTCAAATCTTTTTTTCGCTTCTTCAACGTCCGCCTCCGACGCTCGTACTTTTGTCGTGGCCTGCTCAAATTCCTCGCGGCTGACAGCCCCTATTTCAAGTAACTTAAGCGTACGGTCATGTCTCTTACGGTTTTCTTCCAGCTCAGCCTGAACGGTTTTAACCGCGACAACATTTGGTCAACGTCTGTATTGCTCACGGGGCTGATCTTAACGAGTTTTGCCGTCCGGTCGTAGTTTTGCCGTGCGGCCTGAGCGTCGGTTTGCAAGGCCAGATAGCGATTGAGACGCTGCAAGTTCATCGCTGAAGATAACGGCAAGCGTTTGGCCTTTGCCAACATACTGGCCTAGTTCGCCACTAACGGATCGCAGTACCCCACCGAGAAGTGAGATCACCGGCGTTTCTTTGTAGGCATTTGACTGGACGACGCCGGTCGAGGCCACATCCATTGCTTCACTCGATAACGTTTCGCCAACCGTTTCGATCTTCAAGCCGATCTTTTCAACCTGATCGGGCAGAATGGTGACAGTTTGTTCGGCCGTAGTTTCTGTTGTTTGTCCGGTGCTGTTGTCGTCGAATGTGACCGTCCGTGGAGCCGGGACGGCATTTCCACCCTCACGCGAGCCCAAATACCAAAAAAGTAACACTCCCGCTAGGACAACGCCGATGACCGATAATGCGATATACAGCGGCTTTCGATTCGGTGTTGGCTTCGAGTTTTCGCCCATTTCTGTTTCTTTATTGAACTCTTCGTTATTCTCTTCGGTCATTTCTTTTTCAACTCCGGTGCATTGGTCGCCCGCATGATCTCAATGTTTGCTATGTATGTTTCGAGTCCGGCATCGATCAATTCGTTCTCGACATCGAGAAAACGCCGTTGCTCGGCAATGTAGTCAAGCAAACTTCTCGAACCAAGTTCGTAGGTTTGCCAAATTACCTGCAAATTAGAATTTGCCTGATCGCGAACGCCGTTTTGAAAGATCGACAATGACCGCGCCGCACGGTTATATCGAGCGAAGGCCACGGCAACTTCGCGCCGGATAGTAAGTTCGCCAAACTCAATTCGCCTCTGAGCCGCTTCTCGCTCGAATTTGGCGGCTTCGACCGCGCCTTGATTTCGGTTGAGCAGCGGAAGATCGATTTCAACCCCAAAGGTGAAAAAGTGAAATACATCCTGAATGGGCCGCAAAAGGCCGCGATCATCAAAACCGCTGAGCATAAAGCCGGTGTTCATGCGCTGGTAACCCGCCTTGACGCTTGCGTCGATCCGACCTTCAGACTTTGCCTTTTCGATTTGTGCGACAGCCAGTTGGTCCATTGTCCTTGCACCTTGCAGATCGGGACGCTCACGCAAAGCGTAATCGGTTGATCCGGAGACTGAAGGCGGCGTTGCGATTAGGTTATTGAAATCGCCGCGAAGACGCAGCGGTTCTTCCGGCTTCATCCCAATCATATTGCGAAGCTCGAACATTGCCGTCTCGGCCTTTCCTTCTGCGGTTTCGCGGATCGATTGCAGCCGATTCACCTCGACAAGAAAAATATTCTGTTCGAGCGGTGCGATCTTTCCTTCAGTAACTCTAGCCGCAACAAGCTCAAAACCCTGCTTTGCCGCTGCCAAGGTCTTTTCGGTAACCTCCAACTTTTTGATCGCCGCCAGAGCTTCACCGAATTTGAGTCTCACTTCTGACGCAAGCAGACGTTCCTGATTCTCAAGCGCAAACTCGCGAATTTCTAACTCTCGTTGTGCGACGGCAACTCGGGCTGCTCGACGTCCGCCAAGCTCAAGCGGCAGCATGGCCTCGGCCATTTGATTATTATCAGCGGCGCCAATCTGCTTTGCTCCGCTGGCGGTCAGCTTTGGATTCGCTCGCAAACCCGCTTGTTTGACCAATGCCCTCGCTGCGTCGACCTCCTTGCGCAAAGCTTGTATTTCGCCATTGTTTTCGAGCGCGAAGGCCACGGCTGCGTCAGCCGTCATTCCGCCTTGCGGATTCAAATATAGGAGCGAAACCGGCTGGTCGCTCTGGACTGTCTGAGCCGTCGCCGCCAGCGCAAATATAAACCCGAACGCGAATAATTTAACAACGGACTTGAGAGCAAGCGTCCTAGCGTGCCACGAGCTCGAACACGTAAAAAACTTGTTGGCGTCTCGCGATGGCACCGCAAGCGGGACGCTTGCGGTCCAGTCGGTCGTCAAGAGACTGCCTGTAATCTTACAAATTTTCATTTCGTTTCAATTCGCGTACCCTAAGCCAATAAAAAATGACCGGCGTTACGATCAGCACGTGCAGGAGGCTCGAGACCATGCCGCCAAAAACCGGTGTTGCCAGCGGCCTCATTACTTCTGACCCCGCGCCGGAGCTCCACATGATCGGCAAGAGCCCGACAACAATGGTCATTACGGTCATGACTTTGGGACGAAGACGAAGAAGAGCACCTTCGGTGACTGCTTCGAGCAAAGATTCCCTATCAAGCTGGCCGACTTCGTCCGCTTTACGTTTAACCGCCTCTTCTAGATAAACGACCATCACAATCGTGGTCTGCACAGCCGCTCCAAAAAGAGCGATAAAGCCAACCCACACAGCGACCGAAAAGTTGTACTGCAACATCCAGAGCAGGTAAAAGCCGCCGGTCAAGGCAAACGGCACGGCAAGCAGAATATGGGCCGCTTCGAGAAAGGAGTGATATGTAATATAGAGCGTGGCAAAGATGATAAGCAGGACGATCGGGACCACGATCAACAGCCGCTGGCGGGCGCGTTCCTGGTTTTCGTATTGGCCGCTCCATGTGATGTAGTAACCCGCGGGCATCTCAACTTTGTCGCGAATAGCATCCTTAGCTTCCTCCACGAAACTTCCGATATCGCGGCCGCGAATGTTGAGCAGAACCGTACCGCGAAGCAGGCCGTTCTCGCTTTGAATCATCGATGGCCCTTCGAGGCTGCGAATATCGGCAAGCTGCGAAAGCGGGATCGACCCTCCAGCTGGAGAGGTTATCGGAATCTGGCCGATCGCTGTTGGTGATGAGCGAAACTCGGTTGCGTAGCGAACTCGGATGGGAAACCGTCGTCGTCCTTCGATCGTCACGGTCAGATTCGTTTCGCCGATTCCTTTTTCGATCACGTCCTGAATTGTTCCGACGTCAATTCCATACCGGGCCGCCGCCGTGCGGTCAATATCAATATCGACGTACGGCGCTCCGCCGATCCTCTCGGGATAAACGTCCGCTGCGCCGGGCACATCTTTTACCACCGTCGCAATTTGCCTCGCGGTTTCTTCCAAAGTATCGAGGTTGTTGCCGAAGATCTTGATGCCGACCTGCGAGCGGATACCGGTGGCAAGCATTTCGATGCGATTGATGATCGGCTGCGTCCAGATGTTTGTAACGCCCGGCAGCCGTGTAGCTTCGTCCATTTCGGCAATCAGTTTCTCCCGCGTCATCCCATCACGCCACTGATCTTCGGGCTTCAAATGAACGATGGTTTCGTTCATGTTTATCGGCGAGGGATCGGTTGAAGTTTCGGCGCGGCCGGCCTTTCCGACCGCCCATTCAACCTCGGGAAAGCCTTTCAGGATCTCGTCTTGTTTGCTCAGAATTCTGGTTGCCTCGTCCAGTGAAATTGCGGGATCGGTCACGGGCATGTACATCAGGTCGCCTTCATTCAGGGGCGGCATAAACTCGCTGCCGATCTGAGTCGCGACAAACATCGCGCCCGAGAAGAACGCCAGAGCGAGCAAAACCGTCGCGAGCCTATTCCGAAGCGCTTTTGTCAGCAGTGGCTTGTACACTCGACGCAAAAAGCGCATGATCGGATTCCACTCTTCGGGACGCAACTTCCCGCCGAGCAGATAGCCGCACAGAACAGGGATGAGCGTGACCGCGATTATCGCCGCCGCCATCATCGCGAAAGTTTTCGTGAACGCCAGCGGATGAAAAAGCTTTCCTTCTTGTCCCGTTAATGCAAAGACAGGGATAAAGGCGATAACAATGATCGCTATCGATGCGACGATCGGGCGCCCGACCATCTTCGTCGCTTCAAGCACTATCTCCCAAACACGCTTTCTGTCGGAAAAGCTCACTCCCTCTTTCTCAATCGCCCGATACGCATTTTCAGTCACAACAATTCCAGCATCTACGAGGTCTGAAACCGCGATCGCGATACCGGCGAGCGACATGATGTTTGACGTGATCCCAAAGATATACATCAGGAGGAACGCGGCAAGCGCGGCAAGCAAAAGAGGTATCGTAACTATCAGCGTCGAACGAAAATGAGCAAGGAAGATCAGATTTACAAGTGTTACGAGGATGAACTCCTCGGTCAAGGCCCATGTGAGAGTATTGGCAGTGCGGTTGATCAGATCGGTGCGGTCATAAAATGGAACCAGCCGAACGCCCGGAGGGAGACCGGGTTTGATCTCCTCGATCTTCTTCTTGACGTTCTCGATCGCTTCGAGCGCGCTGATGCCGTAGCGCATGATGACGACGCCCCCGACCGCTTCCTTGCCGTTTTTATCAAGCGAGCCTGTCCGAAAGGCGTTGCCGAGTTTGACTTCGCCGAGGTTTCGGACATAGATCGGAGTTCCGTTCTGAGAGCCGACGACGATATTTTCGACATCCGCGACCGATTCAACCAGCCCTATACCGCGGACAATGGCCCATTCGCCGCCCTGTTCGACGACGTTTCCGCCGACATTGTTATTCGACCGTTCAACCGCTTCGACCACGGTGGATAACGGCATGTTGTAAGCGGAGCTTATTCGGGTCTATGTCCACCTGATACTGCTGGACAAAGCCGCCGACCGTCGCGACCTCCGCGATCCCCGGCGTTGAATTAAGCTGATAGCGTACGAACCAGTCTTGCAGCGTGCGCAGATCGCGGAGGCTCATCTCGTCCGATTCGAGCGTGTACCAAAATACCTGGCCAAGACCGGTCGCGTCCGGGCCGAGCGTTGGCACTACGCCCTGAGGCAATTGTTTCGTGACGAGATTTAAGCGCTCCAGCACTCGTGTCCGGGCCCAATAAAGATCGACATTATCCTCAAAGATAATATTGACCATCGAGAAGCTGAAGGCGGAACTAGCCCTGACGGTCCGAACTCCCGGCAGCCCCTGAAGACTCGTCACAAGCGGATAAGTAACCTGGTCCTCGACCTCTCGCGGGGAACGGCCCGCCCAGTCGGTAAAAACTATGACCTGGTTGTCCGAAAGGTCAGGGATGGCATCAATCGGGGTCTTTACAAGTGCGTAATAGCCCGCTAACGCCAATGCGACATAGATCGCGATGACGATTACTCGGTTCTTAAGCGACCATTCGATAAGCCAGTTAATCATACTAATACCACCCTCGTTCTAATATTTTCGGCGGACATTTAACCGAGCCATTAGAACAAAAAATGCAAATCGCCCTGCTTCGCCTCTACTCATTGCGCCGTTACGGGAATCGATGTCTTTCCTTTTCCCGCCGGACCTTCGTAAGTGATCTGCATCTCCCATCCGCCGGTCATCTCGATCTTGACTTTGCCGCGATAAACGCCGGGCGTGCCAGTTGTGGTCAAAGCCGCTGCGTTGTTCATCGCCCCCATCGAACCCATCGCGGGCATGTAGAAATTGAGCGAAGCCGCTCCCACATCAACCGCTTTGCCAGAAGCATCCGTAAAAGCAAGCATTAGTTCCTGCTCGCCGTTTTTGACTTTGCCCGTCTCACTTGACACGGAAACCGTCAAATTGTTAATCGAACCGCTTTTGATAACTTTTCCCTGCACCGGATTTTCGGCGGTTGGCTGCGTCCCGGAACTGCAGGCCGCGACGAAGGCAATCACGCCTACGAGGGTCAAAACACTACTGAATAGAACAGTCTTTCTCATTTTGTAGTCTCCTGTGTTGGAAATATCCTGACAGTCCCGACGTCCATAAAACAGTGCGCGGGGACACATTGAAATAGCCGCAAAGGCGTATTACACCCAAAAAAGGGCGCACTTCACCATCGAACTATATTAGGAACGAATTATGTTGGAGGTATTTGGGCTGGAAAGTGCGCGTCAACGTCTTGCGCAAATACTGAGGCGATACAGACGGCGCGGCTTTTGCATTTGGGAACAAAGCTGCGATCTGATCGGCAATCGATTTGTAGATCGTCACGTTCGAAGGAGTGAAATTAAATGAGCCGCCGGACGAGGTCGGCGCCGAATTTGAGCAGTTTGTCGCGCAGCAAAGGCGAGAAGCCTCGGCTGAGGGGGATCTGTCCATGCTTTTGGCCTTATCGCAGCATTTCATCATCTTGCCGCTCGGTGAATGGAGCGGTGTCCCCGACACGACGCCACCGACGACGGTGAAAAGCACGAAAATAATTAAGACCCGAGTGAACATTGAATACAGTATACTCCAATTTTTTTGGATAAATCAGTGATTTACGTCACAAAGTGAAAATAACAAGATGTTGGTCACAACCACTATTTGTATTGAACGAACTTAGCATTGGAACTAAGCGCGAAGTTTTACACACATCTTAAAGTTTTTTCAGGACTCCGACGAAGCATGCGGTAGTGCTGGCCCCCCAGTCTAAACGGTGCGCCCACGATATCAGCGTGGCACAAGTTTTGTAAGAAAATACGTGGTTGGCACTTTTTATGCGAAATTCGTGAATTTTGACAAGCCAGTACTAAGAAAGAGGATCTATGAAAACGGAACATCATGAGTCAACAGGCAGCAACTTTAGTCCGGGAATATTAGTGATAATCCTTTTTGGTCTTGGAGCAGCCGCATACTTATTCTTTTTTCAAAGAACTTGGGATTCAAGCAACGTATTGCTGATCTTGCTTTTGCTGGCGTGCCCATTAATGCATTTGTTTATGCACCGAGGGCATGGCGGGCACTAAGGTCCGATGTTTCTACTGTTAGGAGGACAAAATCATGATGTATGGAGATTATGGGTTCTTGGGAATGCACATGTTGTGGTGGGTCTTTTGGATACTGATCTTGTTCCTGATGTTCGGCTGGTTTGAACCCGTGCCAAAGAAAAGACTCAGGAGAGATTCACCGTTCGACATACTACAAAAGAGATTTGCTTCGGGTGAGATCACAAACGAGGAATATCAAGAGAAAAAGAGGATTTTGGAAAGCGGCGCAACGACAAACGCAGCGTAGCCGACACAGATACTCTTAAGAGCGCAAGAGCGGGGAAACACTTATGTTTTTCTACAAAGAACGACTACTTTTCGGAATGCATCTCGAGCTGGTAGGTGTTTTGCGGGATTCAGACGTTCACGCTATGTGGATGATTTGAGTAGGTGCCGAAATTGGCATTGGGGGAGGAGAGAAAATGGGAAGACTATCTTTGTTCTCATATGTTT is drawn from Acidobacteriota bacterium and contains these coding sequences:
- a CDS encoding efflux RND transporter periplasmic adaptor subunit — encoded protein: MEENRKRHDRTLKLLEIGAVSREEFEQATTKVRASEADVEEAKKRFDRAVKVAEINPVSRNEFEQAAVKRQTAESDLATAKQRLLLLGLSPQKVNSLRSPSQITSEIALMAPISGTITKRDVNAGEVVEANKELMRVTNLASVWVIAQVFEKDLSSVRDGSGASVTTGAYPDRLFRGHVTYIDPNISPETRTAQVRVELDNPGQVLKIGMYVNVAFGAGGMAERTMPMIPSSAVQNMNDKQVVFVATDKPNVFNIKPVRLGKENNGRFVVLEGLNVGDKIVTDGSFLLRAEILKKDPTHH
- a CDS encoding TonB-dependent receptor → MYCPTTRRVSATSCSITENRLPYAPRVLMTTSIGYSHPRGFDAFLENVYIGRQFGDDLNAVNPNSNGQLGAIPSQTYWNATANYRVEKWRTTFFVTGKNLLDRIYIVDRTRGLLPSGPRLVQTGIKVSF
- a CDS encoding DUF2933 domain-containing protein encodes the protein MKTEHHESTGSNFSPGILVIILFGLGAAAYLFFFQRTWDSSNVLLILLLLACPLMHLFMHRGHGGH
- a CDS encoding carboxypeptidase regulatory-like domain-containing protein, which translates into the protein MKNIAVRSVAFSLAFSIFAVIGYSQGRNGVEGRIVDSNGDVVAGATLTVRHQDVRLVAKAVTDGEGRYSLTNMSDGKYDVTIGAIGFATLRSEMTIPSTQLVVFTITPGGHCSGRFRYVKLSRWNPGKPFGNSGFYRTDR
- a CDS encoding TonB-dependent receptor plug domain-containing protein; this translates as MLRKVSGVNVRDEEGFGLRPNIGIRGTNPTRSTKVLLLEDGLPLSYAPYGDNASYYHPPVERYESIEVLKGSGQIAYGPQTIAGLINYLTPNPPDKPTFNFKLEGGNRSFFNGGAGFGGTFGKLGDF
- a CDS encoding TolC family protein, with the protein product MKICKITGSLLTTDWTASVPLAVPSRDANKFFTCSSSWHARTLALKSVVKLFAFGFIFALAATAQTVQSDQPVSLLYLNPQGGMTADAAVAFALENNGEIQALRKEVDAARALVKQAGLRANPKLTASGAKQIGAADNNQMAEAMLPLELGGRRAARVAVAQRELEIREFALENQERLLASEVRLKFGEALAAIKKLEVTEKTLAAAKQGFELVAARVTEGKIAPLEQNIFLVEVNRLQSIRETAEGKAETAMFELRNMIGMKPEEPLRLRGDFNNLIATPPSVSGSTDYALRERPDLQGARTMDQLAVAQIEKAKSEGRIDASVKAGYQRMNTGFMLSGFDDRGLLRPIQDVFHFFTFGVEIDLPLLNRNQGAVEAAKFEREAAQRRIEFGELTIRREVAVAFARYNRAARSLSIFQNGVRDQANSNLQVIWQTYELGSRSLLDYIAEQRRFLDVENELIDAGLETYIANIEIMRATNAPELKKK
- a CDS encoding FixH family protein, whose translation is MRKTVLFSSVLTLVGVIAFVAACSSGTQPTAENPVQGKVIKSGSINNLTVSVSSETGKVKNGEQELMLAFTDASGKAVDVGAASLNFYMPAMGSMGAMNNAAALTTTGTPGVYRGKVKIEMTGGWEMQITYEGPAGKGKTSIPVTAQ
- a CDS encoding class II glutamine amidotransferase is translated as MVLTSDFQRGLCFYQHNSSLEQPEPVEFGRAYPIALFFAHVRSASPGMVVSESNCHPFRQGRFMWMHNGTIEGFSSIKRRLRHSLTDEIYQTIEGTTDSEHAFAVFLNLLGRHTEKLGAVDLASGLVKTIRQLEEWAYEAGIKKPSVYNFAVTDGESLVTVRYVSNPQIEPISLYFSNRGKYRYREGKFEIVESDSVQSGIIIASERLTDDRTSWTRVAPNHVVIINSGLDVVVQLLPNVRVS
- a CDS encoding SHOCT domain-containing protein gives rise to the protein MMYGDYGFLGMHMLWWVFWILILFLMFGWFEPVPKKRLRRDSPFDILQKRFASGEITNEEYQEKKRILESGATTNAA
- a CDS encoding TonB-dependent receptor; amino-acid sequence: MNLSSVFEFMAKIRNGSSEMATFQHRDGTIAENNERKAFAHSGFIQHRFTWKNLALTPGVRFERVFFSRTNRLANNGAGATGETTVTEIIPGFGIAYSGVKNTTLYAGVHRGFSPPRVEDVVTNSGGVIELDSELSWNYEVGVRTRPLRGTEFSAAFFRNDYQNQIVAASIAGGAAFTNGGATLQQGFEFTGQIDSGSLFRSPIIFTCAPPIPFCRRRSSVACAKLYHQFGNT